In a genomic window of Amycolatopsis japonica:
- a CDS encoding carboxymuconolactone decarboxylase family protein encodes MDSRFDLNGTELGAKLGKRFANVSVGIKGSSLPKVTQELVSLRASQLNGCGFCVDAHAKDLAAAGEPAVRVNLVAAWRESTVFTEAEQAALALAEEGSRIVDAHQGVSDETWALVRKHYDDDQVAALVYLVAMINAANRLLVITHTKGGSYQAGTFDAN; translated from the coding sequence ATGGATTCCCGTTTCGACCTGAACGGCACCGAGCTCGGCGCCAAGCTCGGCAAGCGCTTCGCGAACGTCAGTGTCGGCATCAAGGGTTCATCCCTGCCCAAGGTCACCCAGGAACTGGTGTCGCTGCGGGCCAGCCAGCTCAACGGCTGCGGGTTCTGCGTCGACGCCCACGCCAAGGATCTGGCGGCCGCCGGGGAACCCGCGGTCCGCGTCAACCTGGTCGCCGCCTGGCGCGAATCGACGGTGTTCACCGAGGCCGAGCAGGCCGCGCTGGCGCTCGCGGAGGAGGGCAGCCGGATCGTCGACGCGCACCAGGGCGTCTCCGACGAGACCTGGGCCCTGGTGCGGAAGCACTACGACGACGATCAGGTCGCCGCGCTGGTCTACCTGGTCGCGATGATCAACGCCGCCAACCGGCTGCTCGTGATCACGCACACCAAAGGTGGCTCCTACCAGGCGGGCACGTTCGACGCGAACTGA
- a CDS encoding helix-turn-helix domain-containing protein — protein MTVLLREAIGDRLRHARTNQRRTLRDISRAARVSLGYLSEVERGQKEASSELLASICEALDLPLGELLHKVAADVSAMDNVEVAPVAEKVEAGKRRAPERESAEAGELEGGRLVSELIGNDLADLRISPPPRMSPALRTTISAPKMVAA, from the coding sequence ATGACCGTGCTGTTGCGCGAGGCGATCGGCGACCGGCTCCGACACGCCCGCACGAACCAGCGTCGAACGCTGCGGGACATCTCCCGCGCCGCCAGGGTGAGCCTCGGTTACCTGTCCGAGGTCGAGCGCGGGCAGAAGGAGGCGTCCAGCGAGCTGCTGGCGTCCATTTGCGAGGCCCTGGACCTTCCGCTGGGCGAACTCCTGCACAAGGTCGCGGCGGACGTCTCGGCGATGGACAACGTCGAGGTCGCCCCGGTGGCCGAGAAGGTCGAAGCGGGCAAGAGGCGCGCTCCGGAGCGGGAAAGCGCCGAAGCGGGCGAGCTCGAAGGCGGCAGGCTGGTGTCCGAGCTGATCGGCAACGACCTGGCCGACCTGCGGATCTCGCCGCCGCCGCGGATGAGCCCCGCGCTGCGGACGACGATCTCCGCACCGAAGATGGTCGCCGCTTAG
- a CDS encoding CinA family protein — MNAETLITHLIGRGETVATAESLTAGLVCATLTEVPGSSAVVRGGLVVYATDLKAKLAGVDEDLLAAQGAVHPEVAAQLAAGARDRCGATWGLGLTGVAGPDGQDGVAPGTVHVGLAGPDVLTVRTLDLSGDRASVRAGAVSGAFALLGEHLA, encoded by the coding sequence ATGAATGCTGAGACGTTGATCACTCACCTGATCGGGCGTGGGGAGACGGTGGCGACGGCCGAGTCGCTGACCGCCGGTCTGGTCTGCGCGACGCTGACCGAGGTCCCCGGATCGAGTGCCGTCGTACGCGGCGGGCTGGTGGTCTACGCCACCGACCTCAAGGCGAAGCTGGCCGGGGTCGACGAAGACCTCCTCGCCGCGCAGGGCGCCGTGCATCCCGAGGTCGCGGCGCAGTTGGCCGCCGGCGCGAGGGACCGGTGCGGCGCCACGTGGGGTCTCGGCCTGACCGGCGTCGCGGGTCCGGACGGCCAGGACGGCGTCGCTCCCGGCACCGTCCATGTCGGTCTCGCCGGGCCGGACGTCCTCACCGTCCGTACGCTGGACTTGAGCGGTGATCGAGCCTCGGTCAGGGCCGGTGCCGTCTCCGGCGCGTTCGCCCTGCTGGGGGAACATCTCGCATGA
- the pgsA gene encoding CDP-diacylglycerol--glycerol-3-phosphate 3-phosphatidyltransferase — translation MNAAPSDAGAGEGTGGEHARVPEATPVPTLNLANLLTMSRLVLVPLFVMALFAGDGEDTFWRAIATALFAIASFTDQVDGWVARKYGLITDFGKIADPIADKALIGAALIGLSVLGELGWWVTIVIAVREIGVTLLRFWVIRHGVIPASRGGKAKTLAQIAAITAYLLPLPASAEPVRWVLMGLALVLTVVTGLDYVVRAVRLRAAGRRAAGA, via the coding sequence GTGAATGCCGCCCCGAGCGACGCCGGGGCCGGTGAGGGGACGGGCGGTGAGCACGCCCGGGTACCCGAGGCCACCCCGGTCCCGACCCTGAACCTGGCGAACCTGCTCACGATGTCGCGGCTGGTGCTGGTGCCGCTGTTCGTGATGGCGCTGTTCGCCGGCGACGGGGAGGACACGTTCTGGCGCGCGATCGCCACCGCGCTGTTCGCGATCGCGTCGTTCACCGACCAGGTCGACGGCTGGGTCGCACGCAAATACGGGCTGATCACCGACTTCGGCAAGATCGCCGACCCGATCGCCGACAAGGCGCTGATCGGCGCCGCGCTGATCGGCTTGAGCGTGCTCGGTGAACTGGGCTGGTGGGTCACCATCGTCATCGCGGTCCGCGAGATCGGCGTGACCCTGCTGCGGTTCTGGGTGATCCGGCACGGCGTCATCCCGGCCAGCCGGGGCGGCAAGGCCAAGACGCTCGCGCAGATCGCGGCCATCACCGCGTACCTGCTGCCCCTGCCCGCGTCGGCCGAGCCGGTGCGCTGGGTGCTGATGGGGCTCGCGCTGGTGCTGACCGTCGTGACCGGTCTCGACTACGTCGTACGCGCGGTCCGGCTGCGCGCGGCGGGACGGCGTGCCGCGGGCGCATGA
- the rimO gene encoding 30S ribosomal protein S12 methylthiotransferase RimO: protein MPSPTTDPVATRRVSLLTLGCARNEVDSEELAGRLAAGGWELAAEPEDSDVVVVNTCGFVESAKKDSVDTLLAASDTGKKVVAVGCMAERYGNELAESLPEADAVLGFDHYADLAERLDDVVAGRKVESHTPSDRRKLLPISPVQRPTAAESVEVPGHAQHGWGPRVLRTRLDTSPVAALKIASGCDRRCSFCAIPSFRGSFVSRQPDEIVAEAMWLAENGVKEVFLVSENSTSYGKDFGRDGARALELLVPRLAAVPGIERVRVSYLQPAETRPGLVKAIATTPGVADYFDLSFQHSSETVLRRMRRFGSTDSFLALCDQIREHSPNAGIRTNVIVGFPGETEEDVAELERFLNGARLDAVGVFGYSDEDGTEAETFDGKLDESVVAERVARISALVEELTSQRAEDRIGDFVDVLIEQAEDGEDPIGRAAHQAPEVDGECVLVETEDLPQLAVGDFVRCEVVDSEGVDLIVRPAPPEADR, encoded by the coding sequence GTGCCTTCTCCCACCACTGATCCTGTCGCCACCCGTCGCGTTTCCTTGTTGACCCTCGGTTGCGCCCGCAACGAGGTCGATTCCGAGGAGCTCGCCGGACGGCTGGCGGCGGGCGGCTGGGAGCTCGCCGCCGAGCCCGAGGACTCCGACGTCGTGGTCGTCAACACCTGCGGCTTCGTCGAATCCGCGAAGAAGGACTCCGTCGACACGCTGCTCGCGGCGTCCGACACCGGCAAGAAGGTCGTCGCCGTCGGCTGCATGGCCGAGCGCTACGGCAACGAGCTGGCCGAGAGCCTGCCCGAGGCCGACGCGGTCCTGGGCTTCGATCACTACGCCGACCTCGCCGAGCGTCTCGACGACGTCGTGGCCGGCCGCAAGGTCGAGTCGCACACGCCGTCCGACCGCCGCAAGCTGCTGCCGATCAGCCCGGTCCAGCGCCCGACCGCCGCCGAGTCGGTCGAGGTGCCCGGCCACGCGCAGCACGGCTGGGGCCCGCGCGTGCTGCGGACCAGGCTCGACACCTCCCCGGTGGCCGCGCTGAAGATCGCTTCCGGCTGCGACCGCCGCTGCTCGTTCTGCGCGATCCCGTCCTTCCGCGGCTCCTTCGTGTCGCGGCAGCCGGACGAGATCGTCGCCGAGGCGATGTGGCTCGCGGAGAACGGCGTCAAGGAGGTCTTCCTCGTCTCGGAGAACTCCACCTCCTACGGCAAGGACTTCGGCCGCGACGGCGCCCGCGCGCTGGAGCTGCTGGTGCCGCGCCTGGCCGCGGTGCCCGGTATCGAACGCGTCCGCGTTTCGTACCTGCAGCCCGCCGAGACACGCCCCGGCCTGGTCAAGGCCATCGCGACCACCCCGGGTGTGGCCGACTACTTCGATCTGTCCTTCCAGCACTCCAGCGAGACCGTGCTGCGCCGCATGCGCCGCTTCGGCTCCACGGACTCGTTCCTCGCGCTGTGCGACCAGATCCGGGAGCACTCGCCGAACGCCGGCATCCGCACCAACGTCATCGTCGGGTTCCCCGGCGAGACCGAAGAGGACGTCGCCGAGCTGGAGCGCTTCCTCAACGGCGCGCGGCTCGACGCGGTGGGCGTGTTCGGTTACTCCGACGAGGACGGCACCGAGGCCGAGACCTTCGACGGCAAACTCGACGAGTCCGTGGTGGCCGAGCGGGTCGCGCGGATCTCCGCGCTGGTCGAGGAGCTGACCTCGCAGCGCGCCGAGGACCGCATCGGGGATTTCGTCGACGTCCTGATCGAGCAGGCGGAGGACGGCGAGGACCCGATCGGCCGCGCCGCGCACCAGGCCCCCGAGGTCGACGGCGAATGCGTCCTCGTCGAGACCGAAGACCTGCCCCAGCTCGCGGTGGGCGACTTCGTCCGCTGTGAGGTCGTCGACTCCGAGGGTGTCGACCTGATCGTGCGGCCCGCGCCGCCCGAGGCCGACCGGTGA
- a CDS encoding amino-acid N-acetyltransferase, whose amino-acid sequence MVDVPSDPLPHRRPTVRRARIADVRKIKALVDSDAGTVLLEKELVTLYESVQEFWVVEDGDDVLGCGALHVLWEDIAELRTIAVDKDSRGRGIGHALVGQLIDFAREIGLKRLFVLTFETHFFAGHGFVEIDGTPVTQEVYEEMRRSADPGVAEFLDLPYVKPNTLGNSRMLLEL is encoded by the coding sequence ATGGTGGACGTGCCCTCAGACCCTCTCCCGCACCGCCGCCCCACCGTCCGCCGGGCGCGGATCGCGGACGTCCGCAAGATCAAGGCGCTGGTCGACTCCGACGCCGGGACGGTGCTGCTGGAGAAGGAACTCGTCACCCTCTACGAGAGCGTCCAGGAGTTCTGGGTGGTCGAGGACGGCGACGACGTGCTCGGCTGCGGCGCGCTCCACGTGCTGTGGGAGGACATCGCGGAGCTGCGCACCATCGCGGTCGACAAGGACTCCCGGGGGCGCGGCATCGGGCACGCGCTGGTCGGGCAGCTGATCGACTTCGCGCGCGAGATCGGGCTGAAACGGCTGTTCGTGCTGACCTTCGAGACCCATTTCTTCGCCGGGCACGGCTTCGTCGAGATCGACGGGACGCCGGTGACCCAGGAGGTCTACGAGGAGATGCGGCGCTCGGCGGATCCGGGTGTGGCGGAGTTCCTCGACCTGCCGTACGTGAAGCCGAACACCTTGGGCAACAGCCGGATGCTGCTGGAGCTCTAG
- a CDS encoding CGNR zinc finger domain-containing protein, producing the protein MLDLDSLPGDDLAVNLADTVMLAVSPSIDLLDDGHAKFWSAQALPEGASAPSPEQTRRLRSAVRELLEAVVAAREPEAWAVERVNAAAAAVPTSPRLIDGGAETCWHGEDGGEIALAAVAVAAIALVSGPRAAQLRRCGAHDCSMLFVAANSRRVWCTPSLCGNRVRVARHAAKS; encoded by the coding sequence ATGCTCGATCTCGACTCGCTTCCCGGTGACGATCTCGCGGTGAACCTCGCCGACACGGTCATGCTGGCCGTCTCGCCGTCGATCGACCTGCTCGACGACGGCCATGCGAAGTTCTGGTCGGCACAGGCTCTGCCGGAAGGCGCCAGCGCGCCTTCACCCGAGCAGACGAGACGGCTGCGTTCGGCGGTGCGCGAACTGCTGGAGGCGGTCGTGGCGGCGCGGGAGCCCGAGGCGTGGGCGGTGGAGCGGGTGAACGCGGCCGCGGCCGCCGTCCCGACCAGTCCGCGGCTGATCGACGGGGGAGCGGAGACGTGCTGGCACGGCGAGGACGGCGGGGAGATCGCCCTCGCCGCCGTCGCGGTCGCGGCGATCGCCCTCGTGTCCGGACCGCGCGCGGCTCAGCTGCGGCGATGCGGCGCGCACGACTGCTCGATGCTGTTCGTGGCGGCCAACAGCCGGCGGGTGTGGTGCACGCCGTCGCTGTGCGGCAACCGGGTGCGGGTCGCGCGCCACGCCGCGAAGAGCTAG
- a CDS encoding alpha/beta fold hydrolase, which produces MATIRHRSVKLGDVEVFYREAGDPEAPVLLLLHGYPTSSHQFVRLMRRLAGRWRLVAPDLPGFGQTVTPEGFTFTFDRLAEVVGEFVDALELRRYALYVFDFGAPTGLRLAVSRPSQITALITQNGNAYVEGLGPAMPDFPSLTDETEARRGFEAILEPEQIRYQYTGARDPEAIDPSNYLLDEYFLGLPGRAEAMLDLFWDYRNNPPAYPKFQAWLREAQPPVLAVWGRNDPFFVPAGAEAFRKDVPSAEVHLFDTGHFALEEDLEPISDLIDRFLAKNL; this is translated from the coding sequence ATGGCGACCATCCGGCACCGTTCCGTCAAGCTCGGCGACGTCGAGGTCTTCTATCGCGAAGCCGGCGACCCCGAAGCGCCCGTGTTGCTCCTGCTGCACGGCTACCCGACGTCTTCGCACCAGTTCGTGCGGCTGATGCGGCGTCTCGCCGGCCGGTGGCGGCTCGTCGCCCCGGACCTGCCGGGCTTCGGCCAGACCGTCACGCCCGAGGGCTTCACGTTCACCTTCGACCGGCTCGCGGAGGTCGTCGGCGAGTTCGTGGACGCGCTGGAGCTGCGGCGATACGCGCTCTACGTCTTCGATTTCGGCGCTCCGACGGGCCTGCGGCTGGCGGTGTCGCGGCCCTCCCAGATCACGGCGCTGATCACGCAGAACGGCAACGCCTACGTCGAGGGGCTCGGCCCGGCGATGCCGGACTTCCCTTCCCTGACCGACGAAACCGAGGCGCGGCGCGGCTTCGAAGCGATCCTCGAACCGGAACAGATCCGCTACCAGTACACCGGCGCCCGCGACCCGGAGGCCATCGATCCCTCGAACTACCTGCTGGACGAGTACTTTCTCGGCCTGCCCGGCCGGGCGGAGGCGATGTTGGACCTGTTCTGGGACTACCGGAACAACCCGCCCGCGTACCCGAAGTTCCAGGCGTGGCTGCGCGAAGCCCAGCCGCCCGTGCTCGCGGTGTGGGGTCGCAACGACCCGTTCTTCGTCCCGGCGGGAGCCGAGGCTTTCCGGAAAGATGTTCCCTCGGCGGAGGTCCACCTCTTCGACACCGGGCATTTCGCGCTGGAGGAGGACCTCGAACCGATCAGCGACCTGATCGACCGCTTCCTGGCGAAGAATCTGTAG
- a CDS encoding nitroreductase family protein, with protein sequence MDTSVTDHLLSTTRAVRRKLDLDRPVEPEVLDECLRLALQAPTPGNQQAWRWLVVREQSVKDRLSELFRRVGKAYLETNAAALGEAITEPSVARAFASGQHLIDVIDRVPVFVIPCLTGRPSGDNATDAAFYGGIFPAVWNFQLALRSRGLGSTLTTYHLTHEAEAAGILGIPADVTQVGLLPVAYTTTPDFKPAARVPLSEVAYLDGWGNPL encoded by the coding sequence ATGGACACCTCGGTCACCGACCACCTGCTGAGCACGACGCGGGCGGTCCGCCGCAAGCTCGACCTGGACCGGCCGGTGGAACCCGAGGTGCTCGACGAGTGCCTGCGGCTCGCGCTGCAGGCACCCACACCGGGCAACCAGCAGGCGTGGCGGTGGCTCGTCGTGCGGGAGCAGAGCGTGAAGGACCGGCTGTCCGAGCTGTTCCGGCGGGTCGGGAAGGCGTACCTGGAGACGAACGCGGCGGCACTGGGCGAGGCGATCACCGAGCCTTCCGTGGCGCGGGCGTTCGCGTCGGGACAGCACCTGATCGACGTGATCGACCGGGTGCCCGTATTCGTCATCCCGTGCCTGACCGGCAGGCCGAGCGGCGACAACGCGACCGACGCCGCGTTCTACGGCGGGATCTTCCCCGCGGTATGGAACTTCCAGCTGGCGCTGCGGTCACGCGGCCTCGGCTCGACGCTCACGACGTACCACCTGACCCACGAGGCGGAGGCGGCCGGAATCCTCGGCATCCCCGCCGACGTCACGCAGGTCGGGTTGCTGCCGGTCGCCTACACGACGACGCCGGATTTCAAACCCGCGGCGCGGGTGCCGCTGTCCGAAGTCGCGTATCTCGACGGCTGGGGCAATCCCCTTTAG
- a CDS encoding RloB family protein: MTRRENSGRRRSAFREERTSVLVVCGAEATEPAYFEGLKRARRNPAVTIKIKAKRGDPDTVVKYAAGMRDRAEGTHDEVWCVVDVDEFDLDKAAATAGRLRINLAISNPCFEFWLLLHFEACSAPLTCYGDVAKRLVKHVPGFSKSALRFADYESGIEAAVQRAKKHNVELGFEHGRNPSTGVWALVEKIN; the protein is encoded by the coding sequence ATGACTCGCCGGGAGAACAGTGGCCGGAGGCGGTCGGCGTTCAGGGAGGAGCGAACGTCGGTCCTCGTCGTCTGCGGTGCCGAGGCCACGGAGCCCGCGTATTTCGAGGGGCTCAAACGGGCACGGCGTAACCCGGCCGTCACCATCAAGATCAAGGCGAAGCGCGGCGACCCGGACACAGTGGTCAAGTACGCGGCGGGAATGCGCGATCGTGCGGAGGGAACGCACGACGAGGTGTGGTGCGTGGTCGACGTCGACGAGTTCGACCTCGACAAGGCCGCGGCGACGGCCGGCAGGCTCCGGATCAATCTGGCGATCTCGAATCCGTGCTTCGAGTTCTGGTTGCTGCTTCATTTCGAGGCTTGTTCGGCGCCGTTGACCTGCTACGGGGACGTGGCGAAACGCCTGGTCAAGCACGTGCCGGGCTTCAGCAAGTCGGCGTTGCGGTTCGCGGACTACGAGAGCGGGATCGAGGCTGCTGTCCAGCGCGCGAAGAAGCACAACGTCGAGTTGGGCTTCGAGCACGGTCGGAACCCGTCCACCGGCGTCTGGGCCTTGGTCGAAAAGATCAACTGA
- a CDS encoding AAA family ATPase, whose protein sequence is MLRSFRLGNHRSFRDEQELLLMPAMPGDERAAVPVAAIYGANASGKSNLLDGLFTMRFLVEGYWSLLDQSHFRLGSGDSRRPSTYVVELMLDDVRYTYGFRIDGETTADRVVEEWLYTYPEKRRRVIFERQGGSVRFGSTTADLKSKFAVLEELIQPNALLLSVCDRLQLGPLVPVYRWFKQELRVWLRNQQWEPLEVQRRVTDFIDVDPDNRARLIALLRAADTGITDMVVWQDKGSDHRSVRLHHGQGSEPFSLFDESAGTNNWLGLLPTVLTVLDNGWAFVVDEIDTSLHPKLVAELIGLFRDQDINRRGAQLVFTTHDTTLLGTMLGESVLERDQIWFVDKNAQGVSELYPLTDFKPRKDQNTERRYLAGSYGAVPVLGDFAEAVLGR, encoded by the coding sequence GTGCTTCGAAGCTTCCGGTTGGGCAACCATCGCTCTTTTCGCGACGAGCAGGAGTTGCTCCTGATGCCCGCGATGCCGGGGGACGAGCGCGCGGCGGTTCCCGTGGCGGCCATCTACGGGGCGAACGCCTCCGGAAAGTCGAATCTGCTCGACGGTCTCTTCACCATGAGGTTCCTGGTGGAGGGTTACTGGAGCCTTCTCGATCAGAGTCACTTCCGGCTCGGCTCGGGGGACAGCAGGCGCCCGTCGACTTATGTCGTGGAACTGATGCTCGACGACGTCCGTTACACCTATGGGTTCCGGATCGACGGTGAGACCACGGCCGACCGGGTGGTGGAGGAATGGCTCTACACCTATCCGGAGAAGCGTCGGCGAGTCATCTTCGAACGGCAGGGTGGCAGCGTCCGATTCGGGAGCACGACCGCGGACCTCAAGAGCAAATTCGCCGTGCTGGAGGAGTTGATCCAGCCGAACGCGCTCTTGCTCAGTGTCTGTGACCGGCTGCAGCTGGGTCCCCTGGTCCCGGTCTATCGCTGGTTCAAACAAGAACTGCGGGTGTGGCTCAGGAATCAGCAGTGGGAGCCGCTCGAAGTGCAGCGAAGGGTCACCGATTTCATCGACGTGGACCCGGACAACCGGGCGCGATTGATCGCCTTGCTGCGAGCCGCCGACACCGGGATCACCGACATGGTCGTCTGGCAGGACAAGGGCAGCGACCATCGTTCGGTACGACTCCACCATGGTCAGGGGTCCGAGCCCTTCAGCCTGTTCGACGAATCGGCCGGGACGAACAATTGGCTCGGGCTCTTGCCGACCGTGCTGACCGTGCTGGACAACGGGTGGGCCTTCGTCGTGGACGAGATCGACACCAGCCTCCATCCCAAACTCGTGGCGGAGCTGATCGGTTTGTTCCGTGATCAGGACATCAATCGACGAGGTGCCCAACTCGTCTTCACCACCCATGACACGACTCTCCTGGGCACCATGCTCGGCGAGAGCGTGCTGGAACGAGACCAGATCTGGTTCGTCGACAAGAACGCTCAAGGAGTAAGCGAGCTTTACCCGCTCACGGACTTCAAGCCGCGCAAAGACCAGAACACCGAACGGCGCTATCTCGCCGGTAGCTATGGGGCCGTTCCGGTGCTGGGTGACTTCGCCGAGGCAGTGCTGGGCAGATGA